From the Enterobacteriaceae endosymbiont of Donacia proxima genome, the window AATTACTATCTATAAACAAAAAAAAAAAATAAAAAGAGAGATTAGTTGTTTTATACAAAAAATATGTTTTTTAAAAAAAGTTAAAAGAAAATATATTTTTTTATACTCTAAAATAGAACTGAGTAATAATAGTAAATATATAGACTTTTTAATAAAAAAAGATAATGAGATTTTAAACGTATTAAAAAATACTTATTTTGAAAAACCTTTAAGTAAAAAAGAAATAAATTGGAGTAATATAAAAAAGAATTATAATAATAATTACTCAGAAAACTACGTTTCTGATTTTTATCAAGAAAAAGATAGAAAAATAGAGAAAGATATTAATCTTGATAAAAAAAATTTAATTAACTCATTATTTTCAGTAAAAAACAATTTTTCTAATAAAAAAATATTTATAAAAAATATTAAGTTAAATGTTTTGAATAAATTTAACCTAGAAGTTAATGACACAGTCAAGTCACTTATAGATAGGATATTCGAAAAATTTAAATTAAACGGAAAATCTTTAGTTAAAATTAATTTAGATGAAAACTTAAATTTAAATAATTCAGAATTAGCTTTATTTTTCCCTTTTATAGAAGGGGAAGATTACATTTTTTTTATACAAAATAATATACATAAAACAGATGATAGGAATCAGAATAACTTTGGTTTTGGAATTAGAAAATTATCATTTGATAACAATTATTTATTAGGAATTAATAGTTTTTTCGATTACGATTTTACATTAGATAATGCGAGAATAGGATTAGGTTTAGAATTATGGAAAGAATTTTTTAAAATAAGTACTAATATGTATTATGGATTAAGTAGATGGTGGCATCAAAATCAAAATTTTTTAAATGGTAAAAAATACCATAATCAGTATGATTATATTAATGATGATGAGTATTTCTCAAAACCTGCAACAGGATGGGATATTAATGTTGAAGGATATTTTTTAAAATTACCAGAAGTAATATTTAAATTAGGTCTTGAAAAATATTATGGAAATATAGGATATAAACTAGATAATAATGCTAAAAAACATGAAAAGTTATTTTCTCCTTTATTTTATTCATTTAGTATAAAATATACTCCTATACCAATTTTTTCTTTTATTATTCAAACAATAAAAACTAGTTATACTAAAAATAGTATCCAATTTGGAGGTAGTCTTAACTTAGAGTTAAATACTCCATTTCATGATCAAATATATAATAAAACTCATAATATTTTTTCATCTTCTTATGATCACAGATATAATTTTGTTAAAAGAAATAATAATATAATTTTAGAGTATAGAAAAAAGTTTTTAATTAAATTATTTACAAAAAAAGAAATTTCAGGGTTTCCTGGGAGCGAACATTCTTTAGGAGTTATAGTAAATTCTGTAAATAAAGTTAAAAATATATATTTTCATAGTAAAAATAGCTTTTTTCAAAAAGGTGGAGCTATTAAATCAATTCATAATAATTATATAATTAAATTACCTCATTACGATTCTCAAAGAGAAAAAAATAATAATTATATAATCAAAGTTACAGCTTATGATTTATTAGGGAATAAAGATGTTTCTTATATTAAAATTAATGTTTTTTCTCCTTTAATAAATAAAAAATTTTCAAGTTTAAACATTTTTCCTAAAACTATATTAATTAATTCTGAAAAAGCAAAAATTACTTTTGAAGCTAGAGATAATAATAATGAACCATTAACAAATATAAAAAATATTAATTTTGTAGTTGATAGTGGTAATTTTCCTGATCTTTTTAATATAGATATTAGTAAAGTTCATGAATATCCCAAAGGGACATATACTGCAATAATTAAAAGTACTTCTCCTGGGAAAGCTTTAATAAAGGTTAAAATCAATAATATTATCAATAAAGACATTAGCGATACTATTAATATAATTTCTATCTTTTCAGATAATATGCAAGTTACAGCAGATCCTCCAAATTTATTTACAAAAGTAAGTGAATCTATTAATCTATCCGTAAAAGTATTTGACAAACATGGTAAAGGAGTAAAAACTTCAGAAGTTAAAATAACTAATATTTTAGCTATGGATCAGCAAGGATATACTAGAAAAGATAGTGGTAAATTCCATTTTGAAGATATAACAAATAAAAAATCTTATGATGGAGATAATTTTATATCTTACACAGATAAAAAAGGAGAATTAAAAGTTAAAATATCTGATCCACATGGTATTGGAGTACGTACCTTTCTTAAAATTAGTGCAGATAATATTATTAGTAAAAAAATTTCTGTAATTTTTACAGTCCCTACTAGTCCTAATAATTTGTATGCTAGGATGTATGGACATATGACTGATGTTTTATCAATTAATGGGTTAAAATTTCATAGACCTGCCTTGTTTTCTGAACGTACAGGAGATCAAGTATATCATTATTTAAATGAAGATTGGGCAAAATTTACTTGGTATAATGGAGAAGATTTTTGTAAAACAAGAAATGCTAGATTACCTAATAGAGAAGAGTTATTAGATTTTTATGATCTTTATCCAGGTACTGATTTACTTAGTAAGTACGGATGGCCTATCGTTGATAGATTTAATTACGTGTGGACTTCTACTTCTATAAGAAATATGTATTTTCGTGATCCTTTACATTTTTATGTTGATTTTTTAAGTAGAAAAATTGATAAAGGAATTATTAGTAATATTTTTACTGTTTTTTGTGTTCAAGAGAAAACTAAATAATTTATTTTTTTGATTAAAAACAATTTTTTAATCAAAAAAATATTATATAATAATAATATGTTTTTCTTTGATATGAAATAATTTAAAATGAAAATATTATTTTATAGAAATGTAAAAAAAAATTTTTTTCATACTATATTTATAATTGTAATTTTATTTTTTCATAATTGTGGATATGCAGAAGACACGCGTTCTATTACTGAACCAGTAATACCTAAAATATGTAAAACATTAATAGCTGATGATAATAAAGATTATACTACTGAAATTAATAATGCTGTTATAAGTTGTGCTAAACAACATAAAGTAATTAGTTTAATGCCATCTAATAATGGAGATACACATTTTTATTCTGGACCTATAATTATTCCTTCTTTTGGGGGGATTTTAATTAATAAAAAAGTTATTTTATCTGCTATTAATGATCCTGTTTTATATGATAAAGGTCATCAAACTTGTGGAGTATTAGATGATATTGGTAAAGGTTGTAATCCTTTCATAATTTTAAAAGGTGAAAATAGTGGTTTATATGGGGAGGGTTATATTGACGGACAAGGAGGAATTATATTAAAAAATAAAAAATATACTTGGTGGCAATTAGCTACAGAAGCTAAAATTAGTCATAAAAAACAAAATAATCCTCATTTAATTAATATTAATTCAGGACATAATATAATTATATATAAATTACATTTAATAAATTCACCAAATTTTCATATTGTATCTTATCAAACAAACGGGTTAACTATTTGGGGGATAAAAATAAATACTCCTGCTGATGCTCGTAATACAGATGGGATAGACCCTTCTTCCTCCCAAAATATAACAATTGCACATTCTAATATTAGTACAGGAGATGATAATATAGCTATTAAAGCTGGTAATAATGGAGAATCTAAACATATAACTATTATAAATAATAATTTTGGGTATGGACATGGTATGTCCATAGGTAGTGAAACAAATAGTGGAGTAAATGATATTCTTGTTAAGAATTTAACATTACAAAATACAACTAATGGATTAAGAATTAAAAGTGATATTACACGAGGTGGGGTAGTGACAAATATTCATTATGAAAATATTTGTATTTTTAATGTAAAAAATCCTGTTGTTTTAGATACTAGTTATAAGGATAATATAAAAAATAAAGAAAAAAATGAAGAAAAAAATATTCCCCAATTTAAAAATATTTTTTTTAAAAATATTAAAGTTTTAACGCCTGGAACATTAAAATTTAATGGATTAGATGAAGAAAATATGATTGAAATTTTTGTAAATAATTTTCATATAAAAAACGGATCTTCATGGATTAAAAATAATGTGATAATTCATGGTAATATCGATAATATCATTAATAATGATATTTGTACATTATATTAATTTTTTTTTAAAACCAAAAAAAAAGTTTTATTATTTTTTTTATTTGATATATTTTTTTTTAAAATATATAGTTCATAAAAAATAGCAGCTGTTTCATTTCCAATAGCTGCTATTTCCCCTGATGAAGAATTTTTAATTAACTTCATAGCAAAAGAAGTACTAGGACAAGTTTTTAATTCCCATAATGGATTTTGATTTATAAAAAAACTACATTGTTTTAGTGGTTCAGAATGACTATAAATTTTTTTTATTTTA encodes:
- a CDS encoding inverse autotransporter beta domain-containing protein; the protein is MKKKIFLILNQLKKIIVFCVLLNLVIISTSNAVIFRKNSKIKKQITIYKQKKKIKREISCFIQKICFLKKVKRKYIFLYSKIELSNNSKYIDFLIKKDNEILNVLKNTYFEKPLSKKEINWSNIKKNYNNNYSENYVSDFYQEKDRKIEKDINLDKKNLINSLFSVKNNFSNKKIFIKNIKLNVLNKFNLEVNDTVKSLIDRIFEKFKLNGKSLVKINLDENLNLNNSELALFFPFIEGEDYIFFIQNNIHKTDDRNQNNFGFGIRKLSFDNNYLLGINSFFDYDFTLDNARIGLGLELWKEFFKISTNMYYGLSRWWHQNQNFLNGKKYHNQYDYINDDEYFSKPATGWDINVEGYFLKLPEVIFKLGLEKYYGNIGYKLDNNAKKHEKLFSPLFYSFSIKYTPIPIFSFIIQTIKTSYTKNSIQFGGSLNLELNTPFHDQIYNKTHNIFSSSYDHRYNFVKRNNNIILEYRKKFLIKLFTKKEISGFPGSEHSLGVIVNSVNKVKNIYFHSKNSFFQKGGAIKSIHNNYIIKLPHYDSQREKNNNYIIKVTAYDLLGNKDVSYIKINVFSPLINKKFSSLNIFPKTILINSEKAKITFEARDNNNEPLTNIKNINFVVDSGNFPDLFNIDISKVHEYPKGTYTAIIKSTSPGKALIKVKINNIINKDISDTINIISIFSDNMQVTADPPNLFTKVSESINLSVKVFDKHGKGVKTSEVKITNILAMDQQGYTRKDSGKFHFEDITNKKSYDGDNFISYTDKKGELKVKISDPHGIGVRTFLKISADNIISKKISVIFTVPTSPNNLYARMYGHMTDVLSINGLKFHRPALFSERTGDQVYHYLNEDWAKFTWYNGEDFCKTRNARLPNREELLDFYDLYPGTDLLSKYGWPIVDRFNYVWTSTSIRNMYFRDPLHFYVDFLSRKIDKGIISNIFTVFCVQEKTK
- a CDS encoding glycoside hydrolase family 28 protein → MKILFYRNVKKNFFHTIFIIVILFFHNCGYAEDTRSITEPVIPKICKTLIADDNKDYTTEINNAVISCAKQHKVISLMPSNNGDTHFYSGPIIIPSFGGILINKKVILSAINDPVLYDKGHQTCGVLDDIGKGCNPFIILKGENSGLYGEGYIDGQGGIILKNKKYTWWQLATEAKISHKKQNNPHLININSGHNIIIYKLHLINSPNFHIVSYQTNGLTIWGIKINTPADARNTDGIDPSSSQNITIAHSNISTGDDNIAIKAGNNGESKHITIINNNFGYGHGMSIGSETNSGVNDILVKNLTLQNTTNGLRIKSDITRGGVVTNIHYENICIFNVKNPVVLDTSYKDNIKNKEKNEEKNIPQFKNIFFKNIKVLTPGTLKFNGLDEENMIEIFVNNFHIKNGSSWIKNNVIIHGNIDNIINNDICTLY